From the genome of Corallococcus macrosporus DSM 14697:
CCCAGGGGCAGGATCCGCTCAGCGCCCGGGCCCGGATGCTGGCCGCCGCGGCGCTGGAGAGCGCCGAGGAGTCGCCGTCCTCCGAGTCCGGAAGCGACGGCGCGGCCTGAGCGCGGGCCGGGCCTCCACGAGGCCCCGGTCCGCCGTCCCCCGCGCCTCGCGGCTCAGGGGAACTTCAGCTCCACGTCGATGCGGTACGGACCGTCCCCGCCCTCGACAGCGGGCTTGAAGTCGGCCGTCACGGCTTCGGCGTAGGCGTCCTCGCCCTGCACGCGCACGACGAGCGGGCGGACGGCCTGGCCCGGCGGCGCGTAGCGGCCCGTCACCGTGTAGCGCCCGATGGGGAGGTCCAGGAGACCGAAGCCGTCCGGCGTGTTGGTGCCCCGGGCCGTCGTCGGGGTGCCGGTGCTTCCATCCACCAGCGGGCCCGCCGGGGTGAGGGTCAGCTCCACGTGCTCCCTTTGCAGGGCCTGATCCGGATCGGCCGGATCCACGTAGTCCGTCAGGTTGAGGAAGAGGCCGCTGCCGTAGACGCCGCCCCCGGGCTTCGCGCCGGCCAGCCGCCAGTTGAAGTCCCGGACGGCGCCCTCGTTGCCCGCGAAGGTGTTGGAATTGCTGGGGTGCAGCTCGAAGGTGTAGCGGCGGCCGTTGAAGTCGCGCTGGAGCCGCGCGCTGGCGTTCCAGGTGGTCGCCGCCTGGCCCAGCTCCAGCCGGTACGTGCCGTCCGCGCCCGTCACGCCCACGACATCGGAGTTGTAGAGGACCTGGTTGTCGGCCACCACCTCCACCCCCGCCAGGGGCCTGCCCGCGGTGTCCGTGGCCTTGCCCTTGAGGACGTTCTTCTCCGTGTTGCCGTTGTTGGGGCCGGGGCCGGGGCCGGGGTTGCTGGCGCCACCGTTCGAGCAGGCCGAACAGGCCAGGGACGTACCCAGCAACAACAGCGGAAGACCCCTGCCCAAGGCATTCTTCAGTCGCATTGCGTTCTCCCAAGGTTCCAAGTGGCCTGCCCCGGCCCTCCAGGACGGCAGGGCACGACAGGCGGATGAACCCGCGTGACGGAGCGCGGCGCAAGGATGAAAGTCCGCTTCGGTTGACTGCCCGGCTGCTTCGGGCGGGGCCAGGTGCGGGGGCTTCGCGAGGCCCCCCCTGACAGAAGGGGCCCGGGTTGGCCTAGGATGCCTGACCGCTGATGGCTGCCACCAATTCGAACAGCTTCCTCTCCAAGTACTCC
Proteins encoded in this window:
- a CDS encoding carboxypeptidase-like regulatory domain-containing protein, which codes for MRLKNALGRGLPLLLLGTSLACSACSNGGASNPGPGPGPNNGNTEKNVLKGKATDTAGRPLAGVEVVADNQVLYNSDVVGVTGADGTYRLELGQAATTWNASARLQRDFNGRRYTFELHPSNSNTFAGNEGAVRDFNWRLAGAKPGGGVYGSGLFLNLTDYVDPADPDQALQREHVELTLTPAGPLVDGSTGTPTTARGTNTPDGFGLLDLPIGRYTVTGRYAPPGQAVRPLVVRVQGEDAYAEAVTADFKPAVEGGDGPYRIDVELKFP